The Spirochaetota bacterium genomic sequence ATGACACGATTACGATGTACCACCCCGACGGCGAGGCCGATCCCGGATACCGGTATGTCTGCGATATCGTCAAGCTCCAAAACATCGTCTATAACATCCGGCTGATATTCGAGTCGAACGAATGGAAGGGGGCCCCGCTCCTTCCGGACAGCACACCAACGATAAATAAGGACGCAAAGAAGCCGAAGGATGCGAAGACCGCGCTCGGGAACCTGGCATATAATCTCGCCCTTCATGCGATCCTTGCAGACTTTGAATACACGCAGGACAATATGACGGCGTCGATTAACTCTCAGAATCCGAAACGTCTCGACACGACGTTCCCGGTTAAGATCAGCGGAAATACCGAGATTGTGAGCACCGATCTGTTATTCGGGTTCTATTTCGGGCAAGTGGCATAAGGAGGTAGGCCATGACAGTAAAAGCAGGTCCAGTTGAAAGCGTATCGATTAAAGGGCGTACCTTCTCGGTGGCGGCTGACGCGGATGTCGCTCGCGATCTCGGAGGCGCAGCCCCGAAGATAGAACTCAATGGGGACGATACCGGAAGGGTTATTCAGGAGAAGGTTCCCTGGAAGCTGGCCGGTCTCAGTGTCCAGATTGACGATGACCGGGGGGATCAGGAGTTCCTCCAGGATATACGGGATGCCGGTGAGTTCGTTGACGTTTCGGCAACATTCGCGGACGGATCCGTGTATTTCGGACAGGGCATAGTCACCGACAAGGCTGAACGTGCGAGCAAGACCGGCCTAATGGACATCTCGCTCGAAGGCCCCGGCAAGCTGAAGAAACAATAGGAGTAATTATGAGCAAGATTGACAACGAAACCGCAGAGCTGGAATTCAACCGGCTCTGTGAAGCCTGGGAGATCGACAACGACACGGAGAACATGACCGAAGAGGACCGGTCGTCATTCAATGGCCAGAAGGCAAAGATCCTGAATGCGGTACGGCGCGGCCGGCTTATCGTTGAGGAAGACGGCGAAGTGCTGACATATACTTTCGCAAAGGCTGATACGGCCGGTTGTGAAAGGATAACGATCAAGCGGCCGAATGGCGCGGGGATCATATCCATGGACCGGTACAAGGACCGGGAGGGCATACATAAAACGTATGCCGTGCTTGCGTCTATGACCGGGAAGGATACGTCGTTCTTCTCAAAGCTCGACGGCATTGACATTAAAGTGCCGTTGGCAGTGGTGGCCCTTTTTTTAGCTTCGTAGGCTCGATGATTGCTCAGGATTGCATCGAGCAGAAGATGAGAGGCCTTGAAGGGATTACCAGACAATTATTGCAGATCACAACAGATTATTCGGGGTTGCCAGACATCAGGACAATGTCAATCCCGGAAATCAGGTTTTTTTACACCCCGCTGATACCGGGGCTCATAGAACATCAAATACAGGCGGCGAAGAAAAGATAAAATGGCGGGACGATTCTCCATAGAGGCTGTATTCAAGGCAGTTGACAAGCTTTCGGTCCCCATGGCCAAAATGGGGATCACCGCGAAGTCAATGAGCATGGGCATGAAGACGGATTTTGCCAGGGCGCAGCGCCATGCCGGTGAGATGTCATCAAGCATCAGCCGTAACTTTGGCCCGGTCATGAGACGCACCGCCGGTGTTGGCGTCATGGCCCTTGGTGCCGGGATTGCCTTCGCCATCAAGAAGGCCTCCGAAATGGAGAACGCCACGGCATCGTTCACGACCATGCTCGGTGGGAACGCGGAGGCCGCGAAGAAGCTTGTTAGTGAATTGCAGGTCCTCGGCGCTGAGACTCCATTTGAATTCAAGGATCTCCAGGACGCGTCAGTTATGCTCATGGGCTTTGGCGCTGCCACAAAAGATAACATGGTTCCAACACTCAAAATGCTCGGCGATCTGTCGCAGGGATCGGCTGATCGGCTCAAAGGTATTGCCCTCGCTTTCGGGCAGATAAAGGCACAGGGAAAGGCCTCGCTGCAGGACATTAACCAGCTCATCAATAATCAGGTCCCGATTCTCCAACAGCTCGCCAAACAGTGGAACCTCAAAGGTCCCGGCGCTGTAGGCCAGGCTCGACAGATGATCGCAACAAAAGGTACTGCCGAAGAAATCGAAAAAGCGATGCGATCCATGGTATCAGAGGGCGGTATGTTTTTTAATGGCATGCTTCGGGCCTCGGCCACATTCACCGGCTTGTGGTCAACCTTCATGGATGCGATCGGCATGACCGCGGCAGGCATCGGTGACGTGTTACTCCCGACCGCCAAGGAATGGGTTATCACGGCGACCAAGGCGGCGTCCGGAGTTCTGGCCTGGGTACAGGCAAACAAGGCTCTTATCGCGGTCAAGTTACAGTCGTGGCTGACCGTCATCAAGGGCGTCGGAAAGGTGGTCCTTACCATCATTGACGGCATAGTTGCCATCTATCCTTACATCGCCCCGTTTGTCCCGATGATTATCGGCCTGGTGGGGGCGTTCGTGTTGTACCAGAAAGCGCTCCTTCTCGCCGCTTTCGCACAGGCTGTTTTTAACGCCGCATCAAGCGTCGGACCGATGGGTCGCATGATGATGATCATCGGCGCCATGGTTGGATTGATCTACTATCTGAATGCCAACTGGGACGAATTCACCGACACAACGAAGACGGTTATCAAGGTTATCGGTACTATTGCCGGTATTATCACCGGGCTTGTAGTCGTTGTCAAACTTTGGGCGATTGCGCAGATAATCTTGAACGCCGCCCTCTGGACATGCCCGATTACATGGATCATCATAGGCATTATTGCCCTTGTTGCCGCGGTCATTCTGGTTATTAAATATTGGGATTATCTTAAACAGAAATTTTTCGAGTTTACTCAAATATTCGACAACCCTGTGTTCGCTGCGCTGTCAACGATTCTCTTCCCACTCATTGCGATTCCGATCCTGATTGCCCGCAACTGGGATCGCGTCAAGGATGCAATCGGCGCCGTAGTTGACAAGATAAGCGCTGCCGTCAATATAGCGAAGGAATTTATGGGTATTGAAACCGGAAAACAGTCGGGTAACGCGAAGCCATCAGACCGCCGCACTGTTACAACGGGAGGTGAAAGGACTGCAACATCGATTGAAAGTAAGTCTAATACTCAGCATGTTGTTATCCGTAACGGATCGCAGAACCAGGTGGATGCCGGCGGCCAGAGCGTCCCGAGAGGCGGCTCACTTAAACTTGGATACCAGGAGACGTAATGGGCTGGAGAGACAGACTCATAGATGCCGCGATCACTACCCCGGATAAGAAGCGGTTTAAATTTCAATATCAGGATGTCGAGAAGACAATCGACAAGAAGACGTCTACTTATGAATTCGCCGAAAAGGACGGTGCTCTCGTTCAGGATTTCGGCCTCGGCAAGGTGTCATACCCGCTCACAATATTTTTCTCCGGTGAAGACTACGATCTTGAGGCGAAGCGGTTCGAGAAATCGGCGTCTAAAAAAGGCGTCTGTTCTCTTGAACATCCGGTGTATGGCATCAAGGATGTCGTAATCGTCAAGATTCAGCGGCGCGACTCCCTCCAGTCCGCCGGCAATCAGGCCGTGTTCAACCTGGATATGACCGAAACTATTATACCCGAGTCGCCTATCCTTGGAGTCGAGGCGATATCGCAGGTGATGACCGGCATAGAATCAATGACCGACCTGGCCGCCTCGACCCTCGAAGGTGTCGCGACTTTCGCATATGGACTTGTTTCCGGCATACAGCAGATGGCGCAGACATTCATCAATTCAGCCATGAGAATTTTCGACGCCGCAGTCAGTGTTACCGATACCGCAGCCGCGGCATTTTCTTCGACGGCAAATTTCATCAATAAAAACATAGATGCCCTCGCCCTGGCTCCGGCTGAGCTATCCAGATCGCTGCAAACATTGATACTGGCTCCCTCACAGCTCCCCGTCTCCGTCAAGAGCCGTATGGCGATGTATAGCGATTTGCTAGGCCAGGTGCTGTCGGATCCCATGGGGGCGAATACCCGCGAATACAGAAACCAATGTCTCATGAAACAAATGCTCGCAACTGCCATTCTGACCGCAATGGCCGATGTTAATTTGCATCCAGACACCGGTACAAACACGGGTTTTACTACGCGGGCTGATGCGATTCAATCAGCGGCGTCTCTGGTGAACACGTTTCTGGAGGTCCAGGGATTCCTGGACGGTATGGAAACAACTGGTGTGAGCAATGATCTGGAGAACCGTTTCGCCGCCTCTGACGCGCTTATCCAGGCACTGAAGCGCATCATATCGTCGACCGCCCGATATTTGATTCAGCTATCATATGAATTAAAGCAGGAGCGGATTGTAACCCTCGACCGGGACCGGACCATCATTGACCTGTGCTATGAATTATATGGCACAACCGCTAATGATTATCTCGATCTATTGATTGTCTCCAACAGCCTGACGGCAACAGAAATACTACTGATACCACGAGCGCGGGAGATACGGTATTATATATGATTCCCAACGCGATAAAAGCAAAAGACGACAACGAGGTCTCCCTGATGGTGACTGGCCAGACGATCACGCTATGGGAAGACCTGGAGTTGACGCGGTCGTTTAATTCCATCGCGGATAAGTTTACATTTTCGGCTCCCTGGGATCCCACGAGCACCAAGGCTCGGCGGCTCTTCAAGCCGTTCTCGTATTACGAGGCGGCCGTATATATCGGTGGCAAGCGAGTTTTTACCGGAACGCTGATGACACATAGGCCCGCGCTGGGGCCGAATAAAAAGACAATCACCATCGAAGGCTATTCCAAGCCGGGGATCCTCGCTGATTGCCCGCTCTCGCCAAAATCGTGGCCCTTCAACCCGTCAGGGCTCACCTTGCAGCAAATTGCCGACAAGGTCTGTCAACCGTACAATATAACCGTTAAATTTGAAGCATCTCCCGGTTCCGCATTCAACAACGCCGACAAAGTTGATCTCAATCCGGACCAGAAATGCTATGAGTTTTTATCTAAGCTCGCGATACAGCGGGGCCTCATCATGTCATCAAGCGAATATGGCGAGCTGGTGTTTTTAAAAACAACGTCGAAACCCGCTATTGAATCCATCACCGGCGGTGTATGGCCCTACCTGGGATCGTCCGTTACATACAATGGGCAGAAGCGTTTCAGCGAGATCAACGCCCTGGGGACGAAAATGAAGGGCGGCTATGGCGAAAAACATACCGTCCACGACCCGGAGCTTGAAGGAAACGGTGTATACCGGCCGTGCACCTGGAAGGCGCAAGACACAGCGCCGGGGCAACTCAAAACCGCCGCGACATCGTACTGGGGCCGGATGATTTCCAGTAGTATCGACATCAACGTTGAAGTCGATGGATGGAGGCTCCCCCGTGAGAAATCACTATGGAAGGACAACATCAAAATAAATTACAAGTGCCCCGCCGACATGGTCTATGATACGACCGAGATGTTGACCCGCGAGGCGACACTCAGACGCAATAATAACAGCATGGAAACGCGGCTGAAACTCACATTCCCCGAAGCGTACGACGGGAAAACCAGGGGGAGATTCCCATGGGGCTGATAGGTAAGATTGTACGATCGCAGGTCGAGGATGGAATCCGTGAGATTGTGACGGAACTGTTCAAGGACTACACTCGCCGGAGCTATCAGATTTGCCCGCCGGGGATCGACGCGAACCCGCTCCCAGATGACCAGGGCGTCCTCATCATGATCGATGAAAACCCCGGCAAGTCTGTACAGATCGGCGTGCTCCCCAAGCAGTCGGTTAAGAAAGGTGAAATCAGATTATATAGCCGCGATGAAAACGGTGAAATCAAGGCGATTGTCCACCTCAAGGATGATGGAGAGATCGAGGTCAGCAACGACAATGGGGGCCTCACGCTTAAACCGGACGGCGACATTGAGCTGAACGGAGACGACGACAACGCTGTCCGATTTTCTAAACTGAAAGATGTCATCAAGGAAATCCAGGATGATATAGGGGATCTGAAAGATGTTTTCACCAACTGGTCCCCGGTATCGCAAGATGGCGGCGCTGCCCTCAAGTCCGCGTCCGGTGTATGGGCCGGCACGGCGCTAACCAAAGATATTGACGACGCGAAAATCGACAACATCAAGGTACCGGAAGAATGAGCGAATTACGACAAGGCGATCTATATGTATATGATACCGCCGATGGCGGTGAGATAACCGTTCGGAACGGTGAGCCCGTCATGGACGGGGGCCTCGAAAACGCGGTGTACTTATCTCTGTTCGGCCACGCCGACGACCTCCTCTGGATGAACGAGTATTTCGAGGAGAGCGAAAAAATGAGCGGCGAATTCAACAAATTTGTCAGCGGTTCGGTACTGACGGCGGGGTCCGTCATGCAGGCCGAGGAAGTGGCAAAGAAGGCCCTCAAATGGATGATTGAGGCGGAAATCTGCGATACAATCGAGGCCTCAGTAACCGTCACGGGGAAGTCGCAATCGCGGATCACCATTGAGCTCCTGAAGGATGAGACAGTTCTGGTATCAAGTAATTATGAAATCAACTGGATGTACCAAAAGAACGACCCCGCGAGTGGGAGGAAATAATATATGGCTCTTGACAATCCGACATTACAAGAAATTCAAACCAACATCATAGCCGACATAGAATCAGAGCTCGGACAATCAATTCCACTCTTGGCGAAGGCCGTTTTTAGAATCTTGTCGTACGCTCTCGCCGGGGCCTGGATCATCCTGTATAAATACGGCACCTATCAATTTAATCAGCGATTTCCGCAGCTCGCCTCAGATTACTATCTGGAAATCCTTGGGTGGATAAAGGGCATTACGCGCACGCCCGCGTCTACGTGGGCCGGCCAGCTGTCTGCGATATCGACAACCGGCACCGGGCAGCTCAAGGCCGGGACACAGCTTATCAATAATAATACCGGCGTTGTATATACCGTTGACACGGCCGTCGCCTTGACAATAGGGACGATATCATTCAGCGCGACTGCGACATCGAGCGGAGAGAGCGGGAGCCTCGAAGTCGGCGAGGTAATCTATTTCGTTTCCCCGCTGGGAGGGGTTAACCAGGAAGCCACAGTGACGGCGGTTACAACGCAAGGTGACGACAAGGAAAACATCGAAGACTACAGGGAGCGGGTAATCAGCGCGTATCATCGGGCCCCGCAGGGTGGCGCCCTTACAGACTATCGTGCTTGGGCGATAGAGGCGCCGCACATCGTATCGGCCTATCCCTACCCTGCCACGACGCCGGGGATCGTCGATGTGTACATCGAGGCCGACGACCAGACAGACGGCATCCCAACATCCGCCGAGATCGCCGCAGCTCTCGAATGTATAACCTATGACCCAATAACCGGGTTACAGACCCGGCGGCCGGTAACGGCCGAGGTGAACGTGCTGGCGATTACCAGAAGCGCCGCCAACGTGACAATTACTGGACTGTCGCCTGATTCCCCGAGCATTCGGGAAGCAATCGCCGCGGCGTTATCACAACAACTGCTTTTAAAGGAGCCATACATTCAGGGGCTGAGCGCCGAACGACTTAATACGATAACCGTCGCCGAGCTGATATCGGTCGCGCAGACCGCCGTACAGGCATACAGCGCCATATTTACCAACATGACATTTCAAGTCAGCGGGACAACATACAGTTTATATACCCTCACCGTCGGAGAAAAAATCAAGCTGGGGATCGTAGCCTATGCATAATTTCTTCGATACATTACGGAAATTATTCCCCTCCGGGAGAGCGTACAGGCTCATCAACGGGTCATCGCACAATAAGCTGATCCGAGCCCTCTCGAAAGAACCGGAGCGTATCATCGAATTTTATGATGACATATTGAGCGCGGGGATCCCCGACGGCAATCTCCAGTCCGAGGTGTTGCCGGACTGGGAACGGTTCCTCGGCCTGGTGAGAATATCCGGATTGTCTGACGCGGACCGCAACAACAGAATTAAGGGGCAATATGCCGCTTATGGCGGTCAGGGCCCGGACTACATTCAGAACGTTCTCCAGGCCGCCGGGTTTCCGGTATATGTGAAGGAAAATATTCCGATTTACGAACCTTCGGCGCATAAGTATGTGTCCCGGCTGGGCTGGATTACTCTCGGACAGACACGGCTCGGCGCCTACACAACGAGGATCGACCCTCGCAGCAAGACCGGCATTCTTATCGCCGGGAACATCGGCGGCGATTATGACCTGCCCGCTCTGCCGGAGCGGTTCATTTATATCTTTTTTTTGTGCGGCGCGGCCGGGATAGATCATTTTGTAGACCTTCCCGCGTCGCGTGAATATGATTTCTACAACCTTGTGTTGCAGATCAAGCCCGCCCACACCTGGGTGCTGGCTCAAGTAAATTTTGTATAGAGGTAAACAATGAAGGATATATCAACTCTCCCCAATATTGATACAGCGACAGCCAACCAGGATCGCGGCGTTATGCGTGACGACATTACTCCCGGAGACGAGCATGGGACCCCGGTCAGACAGGATTATATGAATGACCTGTATTACGGCCTGCGAGCTATCATGGCTCACGCGGGTCTCACTCCTGACGGATCGGTCGAAGGCGTTACCGCGTCGCAGGTCAGGCAGGCAATCGACCGGCTCCTGAACGGATGGCCCACCAGATCGCTGAACAAGAGCGCAGACTACACGATCCTGGACACTGATTATTTTGATACCCTTTTTGTGAACACCACCTCCGACGATATCGTCATCACCCTGCCCCTGCTCGCCAACAACTACGGGCGCAGCATCAAGATTGTCTATGCGGCGGGGACAACGAATACCGTCACCATACAGACCAACACGAGCGATAACGGGAAATTGACGCCCTCCGGCCTGACCAGCATGGTATTATCCAATCCCGGCGATAGCGTCGTTCTCGAAGGGTCGTCACTTGCTGATAAATGGATTGGCGGGGACTTGCCGCTAAGCCTGGTCCCCAAATGGATCGGGTGTTCAAAGATATCAGAAACAACACGAGGAAGTACTAACCCGAATTCCGCCTGTTATCTTAAACAACGAACTATTGCAATTATATCAAATGCAGAACTTGATACATATGCCTGGAATGGAGTTTCTTGGGCAATTGTTGGAAGTGGTATGGGAATGGGCGGTGCAGGTTATTCAGCGATTACTCGATTGTCAGATTCTCTTGTTGCACTTATTCATACTGCGACTCAAAGCCTTCGGGCCTATTCGTGGAGCGGTTCAGCATGGTCCCTGGTCGGGTCCGGATTATCGATATCCAATACGAGCTACATGGCCCTCGCCGCCCTTACAAGCACCACGGTTGCATATATTGATACTACCAACGAGTCTCTCCGTGTTTACAGTTGGAGCGGTTCAGCATGGTCCCTGGTCGGGTCCGGATTATCAATATCCGGATTAGGCAATGTTACCATGACGGCAATAAATCAAACCGATATTGCCCTATATGATTCAACGACTGAAAAACTTAGAACATATCGCTGGAACGGTTCGTCATGGTCATTGGTCGGTGCCGAAAATACACTCACGGGATATGGCAATTGCGCAATTACAATGATCAATAAAACCGATCTTGTCATTTGCTCGCAAGGAACCGGGTTAGTCCATGTTTATCGTTGGAATGGATCGGCATGGGTTTTTCATAATACCATATATTCAGGAACAATAAATACTCCAGATATATGCACCTGTGGCGACATGGAAATTATGGTAAAATTAAGCGTGAGTGTTGATACGATTACGCATTTACGTTTGACCCCATCATTTATAGATTCTCCGCGTTCGATTTCAATATAAGAGGAGCCGTCATGAAATGGAAAGCATTATTACTCTCATTACTAATTACAGCGGTAGCATGCAATCTCTTTTTCTTGCACAGACAGCGACAAATATCACGCTCTTTTTCGGTGTCGCTGGTGCAATATACAAGGTCCTCA encodes the following:
- a CDS encoding tape measure protein gives rise to the protein MAGRFSIEAVFKAVDKLSVPMAKMGITAKSMSMGMKTDFARAQRHAGEMSSSISRNFGPVMRRTAGVGVMALGAGIAFAIKKASEMENATASFTTMLGGNAEAAKKLVSELQVLGAETPFEFKDLQDASVMLMGFGAATKDNMVPTLKMLGDLSQGSADRLKGIALAFGQIKAQGKASLQDINQLINNQVPILQQLAKQWNLKGPGAVGQARQMIATKGTAEEIEKAMRSMVSEGGMFFNGMLRASATFTGLWSTFMDAIGMTAAGIGDVLLPTAKEWVITATKAASGVLAWVQANKALIAVKLQSWLTVIKGVGKVVLTIIDGIVAIYPYIAPFVPMIIGLVGAFVLYQKALLLAAFAQAVFNAASSVGPMGRMMMIIGAMVGLIYYLNANWDEFTDTTKTVIKVIGTIAGIITGLVVVVKLWAIAQIILNAALWTCPITWIIIGIIALVAAVILVIKYWDYLKQKFFEFTQIFDNPVFAALSTILFPLIAIPILIARNWDRVKDAIGAVVDKISAAVNIAKEFMGIETGKQSGNAKPSDRRTVTTGGERTATSIESKSNTQHVVIRNGSQNQVDAGGQSVPRGGSLKLGYQET
- a CDS encoding DNA circularization N-terminal domain-containing protein, whose product is MGWRDRLIDAAITTPDKKRFKFQYQDVEKTIDKKTSTYEFAEKDGALVQDFGLGKVSYPLTIFFSGEDYDLEAKRFEKSASKKGVCSLEHPVYGIKDVVIVKIQRRDSLQSAGNQAVFNLDMTETIIPESPILGVEAISQVMTGIESMTDLAASTLEGVATFAYGLVSGIQQMAQTFINSAMRIFDAAVSVTDTAAAAFSSTANFINKNIDALALAPAELSRSLQTLILAPSQLPVSVKSRMAMYSDLLGQVLSDPMGANTREYRNQCLMKQMLATAILTAMADVNLHPDTGTNTGFTTRADAIQSAASLVNTFLEVQGFLDGMETTGVSNDLENRFAASDALIQALKRIISSTARYLIQLSYELKQERIVTLDRDRTIIDLCYELYGTTANDYLDLLIVSNSLTATEILLIPRAREIRYYI
- a CDS encoding phage GP46 family protein → MSELRQGDLYVYDTADGGEITVRNGEPVMDGGLENAVYLSLFGHADDLLWMNEYFEESEKMSGEFNKFVSGSVLTAGSVMQAEEVAKKALKWMIEAEICDTIEASVTVTGKSQSRITIELLKDETVLVSSNYEINWMYQKNDPASGRK
- a CDS encoding baseplate J/gp47 family protein; the protein is MALDNPTLQEIQTNIIADIESELGQSIPLLAKAVFRILSYALAGAWIILYKYGTYQFNQRFPQLASDYYLEILGWIKGITRTPASTWAGQLSAISTTGTGQLKAGTQLINNNTGVVYTVDTAVALTIGTISFSATATSSGESGSLEVGEVIYFVSPLGGVNQEATVTAVTTQGDDKENIEDYRERVISAYHRAPQGGALTDYRAWAIEAPHIVSAYPYPATTPGIVDVYIEADDQTDGIPTSAEIAAALECITYDPITGLQTRRPVTAEVNVLAITRSAANVTITGLSPDSPSIREAIAAALSQQLLLKEPYIQGLSAERLNTITVAELISVAQTAVQAYSAIFTNMTFQVSGTTYSLYTLTVGEKIKLGIVAYA
- a CDS encoding DUF2313 domain-containing protein, yielding MHNFFDTLRKLFPSGRAYRLINGSSHNKLIRALSKEPERIIEFYDDILSAGIPDGNLQSEVLPDWERFLGLVRISGLSDADRNNRIKGQYAAYGGQGPDYIQNVLQAAGFPVYVKENIPIYEPSAHKYVSRLGWITLGQTRLGAYTTRIDPRSKTGILIAGNIGGDYDLPALPERFIYIFFLCGAAGIDHFVDLPASREYDFYNLVLQIKPAHTWVLAQVNFV